GTGTAGCCCTTTGTAGGGACGCACGGCTCGTGCGTCCTTCCCCGTTAAAACCTTGACGCTGTAACCTTTGACACAACGGACGCTCAAGCCGAGCGTCCCTACAGGAGTCGTCCCCGCTTCGCCCGTCAAATCGTTACACGTCTCATCGGATCACTTGAGTTGCGAGCAGGGGCACGTGATTGGGCTGTGTGACTTATTTTTATTACCTTTGAAGAGCTTACGGCAGAGACGTGTGGCGGATGAACTGCGTCTCGACCTTCTTTACTGAAGAGCCAAGTGCATGACAAGCGTCTAACTTACTTTTTACACAATATGAATCAGAAGCAATTAGAACAGATGAAAAGCGGTCGTGGCTTCGTCGGAGCGCTCGACCAGAGTGGTGGCTCAACGCCCAAGGCTCTGAAGGCTTACGGCCTAACTGAGGAGGCCTGGAAGAATGAGGAGGAGATGTTTGACCTGATCCACCAGATGCGTACACGTATGATCAAAAGCCCAGCCTTTGCTACGGGCAAGCTCGTGGGTGTGATCCTCTTCGAGCGCACGATGCGTGCTCAGATCGACGGTATGAATACGGCGGACTATCTCTGGGAGAAGCTGCACATCGTCCCCTTCCTCAAGGTCGATAAGGGACTACAGGAGCTACAGGATGGCGTACAGCTGATGAAGCCATTCCCCGGACTCGATGATCTGCTCAAGGATGCTACCAAGTACCATATCTTCGGCACCAAGATGCGTAGCGTCATCAAGGAGGCTAATGAGAAGGGTATCAAGGCTATCGTCGATCAGCAGTTTGAGTGGGGCAAGCAGATCCTAGCTCATGATCTCGTGCCTATCCTAGAGCCTGAGGTGGACATACACTGCCCCGACAAGGCAGAGGCAGAGCAGATCCTCAAGCGTGAGCTACTCGCACACCTAGACAAGCTGGATCGCCCTGTCATGCTCAAGATCACGCTCCCCACGGAGGATAATCTCTACAAGGAGGTCATCGAGCATCCTAATATGCTTCGTGTAGTGGCTCTATCGGGTGGTTATAGCCGTGAGTACGCTAATGAGCTACTCGCTCGCAATAAGGGTGTGATCGCATCCTTCTCTCGTGCACTGGCTGAGGGCCTGACGGCACAGCAGAGCGATGAGGAGTTCAACGCTACGATCGAGAAGTCGGTCGATGACGTCTATCAGGCTTCTATCAAGTAAACCTATTATAGATACGTAAAAAGAGGAGCTATCGCCCGAAGGGGTGGTAGCTCCTCTTTGATTGGATTGGCTTAGATTATACCGAGCGTGTTGCTAGGCAACGCGCTCCATACCGTATCGTGAGATGAAGATGTCTAGTCTCGCTTCACAACGGCTCGAATCGGCTCAGAGACTTCTTAGAAGCGCTTCTCGCGGCGAGGACGATCCTCAGCCTCACGAATGAGGAGACGACGCCCCTCAAACTCCTGCTCGCTAAGTGCCTCGATAGCACGACGAGCATCCTCGTCTGCCATGTCGGCAAAGCCGAACCCGCGTGAACGCCCAGTGGCGCGATCCATGACGACACGAGCGTTGGAGACCTCTCCAAACTCGCCGAGTAGTTGCTCCAAGTCGTTCTCACGAACTCGGTAGCTCAAGTTGCCTAAATATAGGGTCATAAAAGGGAAAAGGGAAAAAGGGAAAATAATTAGTGAAGCATTGGGGAGAGAGAGACACCTCACGAATGTGATACAGATCTCAAACTGTCTGATTTGCTACCGTACTGCCATCTATTGTCACGGCGATGTTGTGTCGTCATCACATAGCGGGCGAGAAAGGGCGACTATCTAAATTCTTAATGTGTGCCATAGCCGTCGATGCTTTTCTCCGTTTGCTGAGTGCAAATGTAAGTATAATTATTGAACTGACAATCTATTCGATAGCGTCCTAACGTCACACTCTCTAATTTGTATTACCTTTGTAACGCTTCATCTGAGGCTGCAGTGCTTGTGCGACAGCCTTCGTTTACCATATAGAGGAGATAGATATGTCGATACCCTTTGACCCTTACGCTGACTACAGCCCGTACCTGCGCCATCCAGTCTTTGCCCTGGTGGGGCGTGTGGCTGATACGCTCGATCTGGAGACCTATGTGGTCGGTGGATGGGTGCGTGACCTTTTCTTACAGCGTCCTAGCAATGATATAGACATCGTCTGCGTCGGTAGTGGAATAGCCTTAGCTAAAGCGGTAGCGCGGGAGATAGGACCGAAGTGCCAGGTGCATGTCTTTGCGAACTTTGGTACGGCGCAGCTACGCTACAAGGGCGTGGAGGTGGAGTTCGTCGGAGCGCGTCGTGAGAGCTACCAGCGGGATAGTCGCAAGCCGATCGTCGAGGATGGTACGCTCGAAGATGATCAGGAGCGACGAGACTTCACGATCAATGCGATGGCTATCTCGCTCAACGAACGCACCTATGGCGAGCTGGTAGACCCCTTCTACGGACTGGAGGATCTGCAGGACTATATGATCCGTACGCCGGTCGATCCGCAGGTCACCTTTGATGATGATCCGCTGCGTATGATGCGTGCTGTGCGCTTTGCCTCGCAGCTGGGCTTCTTCATCGATGATGCGGTCTTTGATGCTATTGTGAAGCTTCGAGAGCGCATTAAGATTGTCTCTGCAGAGCGTATCATCGTGGAGCTAAACAAGATCATGCTCTCACCGCGTCCCAGTGTGGGGCTATCCCTGATGGAGCAGACGGGCCTACTGGAGCTGATCCTCCCAGAGGTGCAGCTACTGCGAGGCACCGAGACGGTCGTCGGGGTAGGGCACAAGGACAATCTAGCGCACACTTATCAGGTAGTCGACCAGTTGGCCGCAAAGAGTGACAACCTCTACCTTCGCTGGGCAGCTCTGCTGCACGACATTGCGAAGCCTAAGACCAAGCGCTGGGATGCGCAGCTGGGATGGACCTTTCACAATCATAACTATATAGGAGCTAAGATGGTGCCGCGTATGTTTCGCCGCCTCAAGCTCCCGCTGGACAGTCACATGCAGTATGTCGCTAAGTTGGTCGACCTGCACATGCGTCCCTCGTCGCTCGTCGATGAGGGTGTGACCGACTCGGCAATACGTCGTCTGCTATTTGACGCGGGCGATGATATAGAGGATTTGATGACGCTGGTGGAGAGCGACGTGACGAGCAAGAACCCCAAGCGCGTACAGCAGGTCCTAGACAACTATCAGCTGATACGGCGCAAGCTCCAAGAGGTGGAGGAGAAGGATCGCATTCGCAACTTCGCGCCTCCGATCGATGGTGCAGAGATCATGCGTCTCTTTGGCATCCCGCCCTCGCAGATCGTGGGGACGCTTAAGGAGCGGATCAAGAATGCAATCCTCGACGGTGAGATACCCAACGAATATGAGCCAGCTCGTGAGCTACTGCTCAAAGAGGCTGCAGAGCGTGGACTCAAGCCTCAAGAGGGTGAACCCGCACAACCTACTAATGACTGAAAGAAAGACAGAACTATGACAGATCAGACGAAGATAGCCGAAGAGCTAGCTGAGCCACATCACTTTGGTTCACACAATATCTATATGCCCACGGCCCCCGTGGGGCACTTCCTCCCTTATTACCCATGGCGCACGCTCTACGAGCAGCTGCCTTTTGAGGGGGCTTACCCACAGCTCCTCTATACAAATAGTCAGGCTGACGCACTCTTTGAGGCACTCTCGCTACGCCTTGCCGAGCTGGTGGCGGACGAAAACTTTCACATGGAGGTGTCGCTGCAGTACCCTATGGGCATACCCGTAGAGGAGGTGCGTGAGGGCTACCTGACACTCATTGTGACAGACCCCAGCTTGGATCAAAGGCTCGAGGGCTTGCCCGTGGAGGTGCCACGCGAACTGTGGCTCGATATGCTGGCGATGAGCTTGATACATTACATCCTACAGACGGAGATTGCCCCCGAAGAGCAGGTCGAGGTTGCCCTAGTCGAGATGCCCCACGAGGGTACCGAGGAGGAGAGTGAAGAGGTACGTCCTCTATGGGTCAAGCAGTGGGAGCAGACGCAAGAGATGATCCACAAGAGCGATGGTGCTCACCGCTATCGCTACGGCTTTAGCCTCACCTTAGCGGGTCGCACGCCCAGCAACGTCGAGTAGCGTGCTTTTTTTATCTACCTTTGTATCCAAATAGATAACCGAGGGAGGCTGCCTCACGGCACAAGGGCCTCCGATAAGATATAGACGCAATGAACAAGACTCCACTAGAGGATGCTGCAAGCAATGGCGCAGAGAGCACGGGACTAAACTTTATAGAGCAGGTTGTCGTAGCGGACATCCAGAGCGGTAAGTACGATGGACGTGTGCAGACACGCTTCCCACCAGAGCCAAATGGCTACCTACATATAGGTCACGCTAAGGCTATCTGCATTGACTTCGGCATTGCTCAGAAGTATGGGGGCGTGTGCAATCTACGCTTCGACGATACCAACCCGATCAAAGAGGATGTGGAGTACGTAGACGCTATCCGTGAGGACATACACTGGCTCGGCTTCGAGTGGGGTAAGGAGTGCTACGCTTCGGACTACTTCCCACAGCTCTACGCCTTTGCCGAGCGTCTTATCATGACGGGGCATGCTTACGTCGATGAGCAGAGTGCTGAGGAGATTGCTCAGCAGAAGGGTACGCCCACGACCCCTGGTATCAATAGCCCTTATCGTGATCGTCCTGCTGAGGAGAGCTTGGACCTCTTCCACCGTATGAATGCGGGCGAATTCCCCGAGGGTGCTATGACGCTCCGTGCTAAGATCGACATGGCTTCGGACGATATGCACTTCCGCGACCCGATCATCTACCGCATCATCAAGCGTCCGCATCACCGCACTGGTACAGAGTGGCAGGTCTATCCTATGTACGACTTCGCGCATGGACAGAGCGACTACTTCGAGGGTGTGACCCATTCGATCTGTACCTTGGAGTTCGTACCGCATCGTCCGCTGTACAACTATCTTGTGGAGCTCCTGATGCCCGAGGGCACTACTTACAGACCCTATCAGTTTGAGTTCAACCGCCTCAACCTCACCTACACGATGATGAGCAAGCGCAAGCTCCTCAGCCTCGTGCAGCAGGGACTAGTCACTGGCTGGGACGACCCCCGCATGCCGACCCTCTGCGGTTTGCGTCGTAGGGGCTACACGCCACAGTCGATCCGTGACTTCGTCAGCATGATTGGCTACACCCGCTATGAGGGTACGATTGATCTCTCGCTCCTAGAGCATGCCGTGCGCAATGATCTCAACAAGCACGCTGCACGCGTCTCGGCTGTCCTAGACCCTGTCAAGCTCATCCTGACCAATCTCCCCGAGGGTCACGATGAGGCGCTAGAGATGGTCAATAACCCTGAGGATCTATCGGAGGGTACGCATATCCAGCACCTTACGCGTGAGCTCTGGATCGATCGGAGCGACTTTATGGAGGATGCTCCTAAGAAGTATTATCGCCTTACGCCTGGTGGCTTGGACGTGCGCCTACGTGGTGGCTACATCATCAAGTGTACTGGCTGCGAAAAGGATGCCGAGGGCAATGTGACGGCCGTCCTTGCCGAAGTTTACCTAGACAGCAAAACAGGCATGGAGGGTAGCAACCGCAAGGTCAAGGCTACCATACACTGGGTCTCTACGGCCTACGCAC
The sequence above is a segment of the Porphyromonas vaginalis genome. Coding sequences within it:
- a CDS encoding RNA recognition motif domain-containing protein; this translates as MTLYLGNLSYRVRENDLEQLLGEFGEVSNARVVMDRATGRSRGFGFADMADEDARRAIEALSEQEFEGRRLLIREAEDRPRREKRF
- a CDS encoding fructose bisphosphate aldolase; its protein translation is MNQKQLEQMKSGRGFVGALDQSGGSTPKALKAYGLTEEAWKNEEEMFDLIHQMRTRMIKSPAFATGKLVGVILFERTMRAQIDGMNTADYLWEKLHIVPFLKVDKGLQELQDGVQLMKPFPGLDDLLKDATKYHIFGTKMRSVIKEANEKGIKAIVDQQFEWGKQILAHDLVPILEPEVDIHCPDKAEAEQILKRELLAHLDKLDRPVMLKITLPTEDNLYKEVIEHPNMLRVVALSGGYSREYANELLARNKGVIASFSRALAEGLTAQQSDEEFNATIEKSVDDVYQASIK
- a CDS encoding glutamine--tRNA ligase/YqeY domain fusion protein, which encodes MNKTPLEDAASNGAESTGLNFIEQVVVADIQSGKYDGRVQTRFPPEPNGYLHIGHAKAICIDFGIAQKYGGVCNLRFDDTNPIKEDVEYVDAIREDIHWLGFEWGKECYASDYFPQLYAFAERLIMTGHAYVDEQSAEEIAQQKGTPTTPGINSPYRDRPAEESLDLFHRMNAGEFPEGAMTLRAKIDMASDDMHFRDPIIYRIIKRPHHRTGTEWQVYPMYDFAHGQSDYFEGVTHSICTLEFVPHRPLYNYLVELLMPEGTTYRPYQFEFNRLNLTYTMMSKRKLLSLVQQGLVTGWDDPRMPTLCGLRRRGYTPQSIRDFVSMIGYTRYEGTIDLSLLEHAVRNDLNKHAARVSAVLDPVKLILTNLPEGHDEALEMVNNPEDLSEGTHIQHLTRELWIDRSDFMEDAPKKYYRLTPGGLDVRLRGGYIIKCTGCEKDAEGNVTAVLAEVYLDSKTGMEGSNRKVKATIHWVSTAYALDAEVRLYDRLFLEEDPSGIPAEELKDHLNPDSLIVQHAFVEECLRDAQVGDHLQFQRVGYFTVDPDSRPGALVFNRTVSLKDRR
- a CDS encoding CCA tRNA nucleotidyltransferase, coding for MSIPFDPYADYSPYLRHPVFALVGRVADTLDLETYVVGGWVRDLFLQRPSNDIDIVCVGSGIALAKAVAREIGPKCQVHVFANFGTAQLRYKGVEVEFVGARRESYQRDSRKPIVEDGTLEDDQERRDFTINAMAISLNERTYGELVDPFYGLEDLQDYMIRTPVDPQVTFDDDPLRMMRAVRFASQLGFFIDDAVFDAIVKLRERIKIVSAERIIVELNKIMLSPRPSVGLSLMEQTGLLELILPEVQLLRGTETVVGVGHKDNLAHTYQVVDQLAAKSDNLYLRWAALLHDIAKPKTKRWDAQLGWTFHNHNYIGAKMVPRMFRRLKLPLDSHMQYVAKLVDLHMRPSSLVDEGVTDSAIRRLLFDAGDDIEDLMTLVESDVTSKNPKRVQQVLDNYQLIRRKLQEVEEKDRIRNFAPPIDGAEIMRLFGIPPSQIVGTLKERIKNAILDGEIPNEYEPARELLLKEAAERGLKPQEGEPAQPTND